Proteins encoded by one window of Vigna radiata var. radiata cultivar VC1973A chromosome 5, Vradiata_ver6, whole genome shotgun sequence:
- the LOC106762780 gene encoding aspartyl protease AED3 yields MDAKLGIGLFLCVVWVMSGNATDPCGSQPDESDLNVIPVYSKCSPFKPPKADSWDTRIVDMASKDPLRVRYLSTLLGQKTVSAAPIASGQAFNIGNYIVRAKLGTPGQLLFMVLDTSTDEAFVPCSGCTGCSDTTFSPKASTSYGPLDCSVPQCGQVRGLSCPATGTGACSFNQTYAGSSFSATLVQDSLRLAADVIPNYSFGCVNAISGASVPAQGLLGLGRGPLSLLSQSGTNYSGVFSYCLPSFKSYYFSGSLKLGPVGQPKSIRTTPLLRNPHRPSLYYVNFTGISVGRVLVSFPSEYLEFNPYTGSGTIIDSGTVITRFVEPVYNAVREEFRKQVGGTFSSIGAFDTCFVKTYENLAPPITLHFEGLDLKLPLENSLIHSSAGSLACLAMAAAPDNVNSVLNVIANFQQQNLRILFDTVNNKVGIAREVCN; encoded by the coding sequence ATGGATGCTAAGTTGGGCATTGGGCTATTTTTGTGTGTAGTTTGGGTGATGAGCGGCAATGCCACTGACCCTTGTGGCTCTCAGCCGGATGAGTCGGACCTCAACGTGATTCCCGTCTACAGCAAATGCTCACCGTTCAAGCCACCCAAGGCAGACTCGTGGGACACCAGGATCGTGGACATGGCCTCAAAAGACCCTCTCCGTGTCAGGTACCTGTCCACCTTATTGGGCCAGAAGACCGTCTCCGCCGCCCCAATAGCTTCCGGTCAGGCCTTCAACATCGGTAACTACATCGTCAGGGCAAAACTCGGAACCCCCGGTCAACTTTTGTTCATGGTTTTGGACACCAGCACCGACGAGGCCTTCGTCCCTTGCTCCGGCTGCACGGGCTGCTCCGACACCACGTTCTCCCCCAAAGCTTCCACAAGCTACGGCCCATTGGACTGCTCCGTACCCCAGTGCGGTCAGGTCCGCGGGCTTTCATGCCCCGCCACAGGAACCGGCGCCTGCTCCTTTAACCAAACCTACGCCGGCTCCTCTTTCTCCGCCACACTCGTCCAAGACTCTCTCAGATTAGCCGCTGATGTTATCCCTAACTACTCCTTCGGCTGCGTCAACGCCATCTCCGGGGCCTCAGTTCCGGCCCAAGGACTTTTGGGTCTGGGCCGCGGGCCACTGTCGCTTCTCTCCCAGTCCGGGACAAACTACTCCGGTGTATTCTCTTACTGCCTTCCTAGCTTCAAATCGTACTACTTCTCCGGGTCGCTCAAACTCGGGCCCGTGGGCCAGCCCAAGAGCATCCGGACCACCCCGCTTCTGCGCAACCCCCACCGGCCTTCTCTTTACTACGTGAACTTCACCGGAATCAGCGTGGGGCGCGTCCTGGTGTCTTTCCCCAGCGAGTATCTTGAGTTTAACCCGTATACCGGATCCGGAACCATAATTGATTCGGGAACGGTGATCACCCGGTTCGTGGAGCCCGTGTACAACGCGGTGAGGGAGGAGTTCAGGAAGCAGGTGGGAGGCACGTTCTCGAGCATTGGAGCTTTCGACACGTGTTTTGTGAAGACGTATGAAAATCTGGCACCGCCAATTACCCTTCACTTTGAGGGATTGGACCTGAAGCTGCCATTGGAGAACAGCTTGATTCACAGCAGTGCCGGGTCGCTGGCTTGCCTTGCTATGGCGGCGGCGCCGGATAACGTGAACTCGGTGTTGAACGTGATTGCGAACTTTCAGCAACAGAATCTTAGGATTTTGTTTGATACCGTGAATAATAAGGTTGGCATAGCCCGTGAGGTTTGTAACTAA